A stretch of the Chanos chanos chromosome 1, fChaCha1.1, whole genome shotgun sequence genome encodes the following:
- the LOC115810394 gene encoding tribbles homolog 2-like, with protein sequence MVLTSRKLLRHPHLTCVGNYILFGPIVDDIVRAKNVLTDRGFLCKMLHTTQYLKTLAVHFHLPAHHNLNQVADIVPSDTLAYVFFEQNYGDLHTYVRTLQKVQEDEAARLFKQIVSVVAHCHDNGVILQDLKLKKFVFCDVERTILKLDSFEDAHIMGKNDDFVSGKHGCPAYTCPESLQADGMYSGKASNVWSLGIMLYTVLIGHYPFNDTALGILFSKIQQCKFSLPNTVSPEAACLIRSVLRLDPLERLTAKEILDHPWFYSARDGENLGGSPSCKKNFDQVVPDPFR encoded by the exons ATGGTACTTACATCACGAAAGTTGTTAAGACATCCACATTTGACCTGCGTCGggaattatattttatttggcCCGATAGTCGACGATATTGTTCGAGCTAAAAACGTCCTGACAGATCGAGGCTTCCTTTGCAAG ATGTTACATACCACTCAATATCTGAAGACTTTGGCAGTTCACTTTCATCTCCCAGCTCACCACAATCTGAACCAAGTGGCTGACATTGTTCCCTCAGACACGCTTGCATATGTCTTCTTTGAGCAAAACTATGGTGACCTTCATACATATGTGAGGACCTTACAAAAAGTACAAGAGGATGAGGCTGCTAGACTCTTCAAACAAATAGTGTCTGTCGTGGCCCATTGCCATGATAATGGCGTGATCTTACAAGACCTTAAACTAAAGAAATTTGTCTTTTGTGATGTGGAGCG aACCATTTTGAAGTTGGACAGTTTTGAGGATGCTCATATCATGGGAAAAAATGATGACTTTGTCTCAGGTAAACATGGCTGCCCTGCCTACACTTGTCCAGAGTCCCTGCAGGCAGATGGAATGTACTCTGGAAAAGCTTCCAATGTGTGGAGCCTTGGAATCATGCTTTACACTGTGCTGATTGGACACTATCCTTTTAATGACACAGCCCTTGGCATACTCTTCAGTAAAATTCAACAGTGTAAGTTTAGTCTCCCAAACACAGTTTCACCTGAGGCTGCATGTCTCATCCGGAGTGTTCTTAGATTAGATCCTTTGGAACGTCTCACGGCCAAGGAAATCCTGGACCATCCCTGGTTTTACTCTGCTAGAGATGGTGAAAATCTGGGAGGAAGTCCATCCTGTAAAAAAAACTTTGATCAGGTGGTGCCAGACCCATTTAGATGA